Genomic window (Arachis hypogaea cultivar Tifrunner chromosome 13, arahy.Tifrunner.gnm2.J5K5, whole genome shotgun sequence):
CACTAGTGCTCTCAGTTTTTTTCTCAGTTGGCCCTGGACATCTCTTGGCAATTGTTCATACAATCTTTTCTTCTGTCGTCCCTGGTTAAGTCTCATGTTTTGGGTGTTAGAACTGCTATCCACATCTCTTGGTTCTTCTGGCCTTTTCACCGGCTGCTGCTGACCCCTGCGTGGCAGCTGCTCTTTGATTTGATCATTGGCAGGATACTCTATTTGGAGGCAACTCATGTCAAATATGTGTACTTTAATGTGAGAAGTTCTAATATTATACTTAAACCATAACAAATGGCCATGATCAAGAGAGTAATATGCAACAAACTctttccaaccctttttaaacaaaatttcacCATCATGATTAGTCCAATCTACTCTCCATTCAATATCATCTGGAGGGTTAAGATACAATGAGTTTGATAGGCCAGAACCATATTTTTCAGTGAACGTTATTGGTAATTTCTGCAATGTTATGAACCTGGTGTTAGCAACCATAATAACAATAAGGTGACAAACATTGGTATGTCTTCACCAAGATGTTGACATGTATTATGTTAAATAGTTTAGTCAAATATATCAAACTATTTAACGATTTTCGGTTATCATCTTCTTATAATAATAACATTAAACTCCCAATTCATCCTTCACTGATAATTATAAATAGTGCAGTAAAATAGTCCAAACATATTAGTCCTAAATTTTGTATGTAGGTAAAGATTAATTTTTTACCTATTTTAAAGGAGAgactaatttcaaattttgaggGGCTATTTTGCAGCATTATTTGCATAGTTAGAGACTAggagtgaaataaaaaaaatgttaaaggaCGGAATTGTCCAACATAAAAATTGATAGGGATCAAATCAGTAATAACAAATCAGAACTCATGCATAAcgaaaaatgatgatgaatatgataattttttaaatcac
Coding sequences:
- the LOC112771694 gene encoding uncharacterized protein, giving the protein MVANTRFITLQKLPITFTEKYGSGLSNSLYLNPPDDIEWRVDWTNHDGEILFKKGWKEFVAYYSLDHGHLLWFKYNIRTSHIKVHIFDMSCLQIEYPANDQIKEQLPRRGQQQPVKRPEEPRDVDSSSNTQNMRLNQGRQKKRLYEQLPRDVQGQLRKKLRALVSSASKGRQLKNDTQIRDLERSLSLHNIKSKEKNHEMPVSVNQDSNGKRNRGKDSLSSVRPCPTRPESLKEAKKFKWKKPSFIIKITQRSQSRAPCNHFSNQ